ttggctacatcgtcatccaaaatcccaTTTGCGGCACAGCAAACTACGGGCCCAGATCGTGATACATGCTGCATTATATCAGACTGCGGtttatgtttctgtgttcagGTCATATTGTAGATTTTGGGGGatggtttctgtttgtttctgttgtaaAACTCTTTATTGTTCTGCTTTCAGAAGCTGCTTTTTaatgtctctttgtttttaatttagtcTCTGACAATAATGTAGACGGTGAATGGTCTGTAGTTACTGGAATTCTTAAAGCTCAATAAATAAACTGCAGCAGAGCTGTTGACACATGTCTGATCTCAGTTGGAGAGCAGCTGAACCAGTCTCAGAGAAAAACAACTTGAGCCCCACCCGTGTCCCTCCCTGCACAGCTATTCACATCTTCTTACAAAACATCTTTGCTCCAAAGCAAGTGaaggtcctgcattcaaaaaaaaacttaattacaATTACAGAAGTGTTTACAGTACTTGTAtctgaagtgtttcagctgGTGGAGCTTATAATAACTACTTTACATAATGTTGGAGGTTTAATCtaaagccatgtttccatcactgttttgcgcattttgaagtatcacattagaaaaggttgatggaattGGCAAAATTCGGGGGGGAAAAAACCTTAGTTTCGCGAAAAAGTATTTAGGCTCGCTTGAGGttatttttgcctttgtcgaaaaaaaaagtaaatgtgctaaatgggaaatggaaacacttttgccaaATAAGATCAGATGTAGCAAACATGCAACTCACGTCTGATGAGCTGTTTCCACTGTCAGCATCTTGCTGGATATTCCCATTCAGCGCGGAGAAATGGCTGgtagccaaaaaaaaaaaattgcgtgacaattggatggaaataTGGCTTACATGgctcatacatacatacatgttgtACAGGTAACATGGTAATCTGAAGAGTAACCTGgaactacagctgtcagatatATGTGGTACAGTAGAAGCAGCATGACATAGAAATACTAGAAATAGTAAAGTACAAGTGCCCTAAAATTCTGCTTACATGAGGCAATGTAATTGTGTAATTTCCCACCACAAGCAATGTGAGCTGTTGAACATGTTGATGCAGGTCTGAACTCAACACAATTCACCTGAGCAGAAAGCCGCCCAGGTAACAGACTCTGCCTTATCTCTCTTTATATCCAATATACACGGAGGATTAAAGGTATTAAAACTTGACTCACTGTCTTTAACCTTTACAAAAAGGAAATCTGTAGAGTGGAGTGGGCAACatcacaaaatgtgttttccatGTTACACAAAGTAACGCCAGAGAAAGATCACCCAACACTCTCCTACAGTCGGCCTGCACAGGTGAAGTACAGGTAGATGTAATCACTCTCTACAGCCAGCAGAGGGAGCTGTCGCATCTACAAAAGAGAGCAGCAAAGTGGTACCTGAACCTATTGTCTGCTGTGCTattgttaaattaattactAAATTAGCCGTTCTAACTATTTTAGTAtttaattacagtaattacTTTACAGCAACTACAGACCACTCTGgttgatgtttttatgtttggtCCTGCAGGGCACAAATATAATTATAAAGACgagaaaaacaagaaagcaAAATCGAAAACAGCATCTTCAATCTTTGATTTAAGATGAAACACTTCAAACTGACTGTTGTCAACTTGAGTGAAATCTGCGTCGCATCGACTGGATTTGGCTTTGCTTTCAATCTAAATAAAACCTCATTcagacataaaaaataaaataaaataaaaacagtaaatacagatgtaaaatacagattatttaatgaaaatacgTTTAACTGCAACACAAGAACAGCAATGGTGgaggttcattcttgaccttgggaaCAAATCTGTAATAAACttgggtgtgacgagacactttaGTAATAAATGAGTCTAAACTCAAGCCTCACATACTACCTCTTTGTTGGAGCTTTTGACCACATCCCATGGCCTTCTTAAACAAACTGAACTTCCTCATCACATGACTCTAGTCCAGCACGGTCACATGATAACAGGTGGATGTATTCAGGTGGAGATGGTAACCGCTTAGGTACCTCAGGTCAGTCTGCACAGATTACGTGCGGCTGAATAAGTACAACAGCTAACGACTtaaggagaaagagaaatacCTAAATATTTAACACAGAACAAGACAGAGCAGAAGagtgaaaaggagagagagaagcaagcAAGATTTAGAGAGAGCCGCTAAAAGAAAGAGGAGTGTTGGATTATTCCACACTAACGTTACTCAGCATGCCTGCATTTTGAGAGAGCACGAGAGAAAATCCACATTGGTTCAAGCTTCAGAGCTCAATTCGCTTCGACAACAACAGTCACCGAGCAGGAGACAGATCAAGGAGGACATTCACATCTGACACCAGAGAGCATCTGTGAACATAGAAAAAGGTTACCATCTCCACCTGTTATCATTTGACTCAGTGTCATACTGAGGTCATGTGGTGATTACGAAGGCTGATCCATCCAGGGTTGAAGTTTTGGTTGGGCAAAGCAGGTGTCTTGATGAAATCACCTTGGACTTTTCTCAACAGCAATAGGCAAGTTTTTAACATTTCGTTACGAAACGCGTAATCAAGGAAATACTTCACAAATAAATGGACAGTGGGAAAATAATACTTTATTATAGTAAAGTACATAGGTAGAATAAAAACTATTACTACTATTCATGAACAAATATTCAACTCTACTACTTAGAGAGAATAGTTGTTCCTTAAAAGTGAAAATCCAAGTGAATCAGGGGCTGTAACGAAGCAGGATCGATGGATAACTTCGAGGTCAGCCGAGCTGATAGAATAAGGCTGACATTTTCATACACGCCATAAAAGCCCCCCCGCAGCCTCCGATGCTGATAAGTAGCGCACTCTTGACAGACTGGGCCACTTTCAgacttgtgagtttggtttgaaatgctgtttcacagatatttcctgagctgactggtggctgtgtgtgatgtgatgcAGGCGCAGATCGCCGTAATACGTTTACACGTGTCTTTccgttttcttttctgtctttttttctgtccgTCAAAGCGGCGGATGGCCCAaagatttcacccaccaccaagtTATCCGCAGgagctactttcattccctgagTGACAGTtaagtttctgtagtgtcagctacattgtacaacaacaagtcaacgttacagcgtaacgtgcaaatttgatgcttcctctgcagactggtttagtcttgggtgtcatgtgaccagagtgtaatcgcagcctttgtgATTAGAAAATCTGGTTTTATCACATTGCGATAATAtggcaaatgcaattaatcgttcagccctactcaGTAGAATGTATGTTATTGTAGccatgacgtgctgctcaaaAATATACAGTTATTGTTGTTTATCACTCAGTTTGTAGAGAAGAATCCTGTAGCATGAtgaaaaagttaaaatgaaGCACTGTGACTGCGTTGGTGACGTTTAAGGGAACCACTCtgagtgaaagctttcccacattgaTCACagcagtacggtttctctccagtgtgaacacgtttgtGGGTTTCTAGGTCAGTtgatgtagtgaaagctttCACACACAGgccacagctgtacggtttctctccagtgtgaacacgacAGTGCCTTTTTAGTTCAGCTGATGTAGGGATATTTTTTCCACACTGCTCACACCAGTATGGTTTCTccccagtgtgaacacgtccaTGAATTTTTAGTTTATCGGATGTTGTGAACGCTTTTCCACATTGATCACAGCTGTATGGTTTTTccccagtgtgaacacgttggtgtaTTTTTAGGCAACCAGATGTCGTGAACGCCGCCACACATTGGTCGCaactgtacggtttctctccagtgtgaacacgtcggTGGATTTTTAGGCAACCAGATGTAGTGAACGCTGCGCTgcattggtcacagctgtacggtttctctccagtgtgaaaacgtttatgtttttttagttCACCTGATGCAGTGAAAGCTTTACCACATTGGTCACACCTGTACggtctctctccagtgtgaacacgttggtggactTTTAGTTCACCTGATCGAGTGAaggttttcccacactggtcgcatctgtacggtttctctccagtgtgaattctctgaTGAATCTTTAAAGATCCAGATGTTGAGAAGGATTTATCACAGTGATGACAGCGGTTgattccctctcttcctctcagttTCTGTAACAGATAGAcgtacagagagaaagacagtgagTGAGATGTCATGGTGGAGCGAGCTATCCAGAAGAATAAATGACATTTAGAGCATGTCTGTGGAACATAAACCACAATGTTCAAGAATGACTAATGCACTAATGCATGTTTGCTTGCATCCCTGTAATAACAAACTGCAGGGCTTTGTCCACAGAGGGGCATTTTAATCTTCATCGCAATATGAACATGTGCAATAAACACATCACAAAAGATGGCTGAAATGCAATGATTAACAAAAACTAATTTTATTTAGCAAAGGGCAccaaaatgcattattaaacaGGCCCCTAATGAATGAATGTAGTAATTATTATCAGGCTTCCTCCTCTGACCATACTCTCTGTCggctcctccacacacacacacacacacacacacacacacacacaaacacacaggcaatCTTCTGTGGAGATGAAGGGAAGTAAATCCACGTGCAAAAAAAGTTAAAGCCAATACTCAATCAATCCACCTGCTTGGTAATAGCAAAAGGTTTCAAACAAGCTCAAACAAAAGCTGTCAGCCTGTAGCACAGGCCGTAttaaagaagtggacgtagcctccatgacgtcacccattgtttgtggactaccgttttgaacaggggtgtgacgagatgacaacattaaaatatgaaaaaatataaatgtgcaCGTTTGCAGGTATTGACACACTTTTCCACAAGTGCATAAAAGGGAAGTCACACATGTCACAAAGTAATGTGGAAGTGCTGCACAAATGTGCAAGACCCAGTGCACATGTACAAATTACTTCTTGTGGATATGATTTAACAcaagacaaatgtaaaaatacatatttgtggatagtgaaatatttgtagATCATAGTACACATCTGTGGATTATCTTCTGTGGGTCCAACAAAACCGTCCTTAATTAAAGAGgcggtattatgctcatttttcaggttgaaaatcttatttaggggttgtaccagaacaggtttacatgttctaattaaaaaaaacaacaacatacgtttgtcatactgcacattgctgcagctacTCTtttgtgttgaacgcttcgttttagctatggagtgatgcatcttgcctCTAAATGATccttgttgggagttgcacatgtgcagttcttAGTTaaggagcaagagtttcagagtggtgagttactaatctgtaacaaaagtatctaaCATCAaaagagacccgggttcaatcccccactgtgacacatccaccattgtgtccctgagtaagacacttaacacctagtggctccagaggcgtgcgacctctgacatatatagcaattgtaagtcgctttggtcagctaaatgaataaataaatgtagaagaggtgtgtgtgctgcagctcagtgtttttccactggtgtttttgagggtgtgtcggacTAACCGCTTGGCGAGGTgtttgctttcatccctgtaaGGTCaaagggatgaaagggaagcggctggactacaaacgagcggttttcaagcagttcagagcagagttttctgtgggagatgagaactccctttggggtggactttgggttttttcactttgcaaatctattacatgcacaaaaaaaagatatataactcaataaagaagagggaaaaagacaaaaagcataataccacctctttaacactgctcttataacagcacctgttaTATGGCCTAGATgccctttgaagaatgaggaaaGGAAGCAAGCGTTGAGTGTTAGcccttttttatattaatgatcGCGTGGAATTTTACTAGTGGGGCTCATTTATCCAGCAGTGGTGGTTTGCCAAATATAGGGGGAACATAATACTGTGGAACACTGGTTTCTGTTATGTGCACACCACATGCGACGGGCGCTGCACTTCCAGCTTTTGCGTTCCATCAACATTATCTTATTAACATTTAGAATATCTATTTTTGGCATTTGAATTCAGAATTGTCCATGTGGCAAGGCATCTAAGAATCAAGTGCAGACtccgtgtatggttcgttctttgattattttgtttcaaaaacCAAATCATTTTTAGTCTTTCTgtcttaaaaccaaaacagaaaaatattgattttgatatttaaagaGTCCAATTTGTGTAACTTTGTGTGTTATACTTGATAAAGATACAGATACACGTGGGCAATGGctgtgcctgattaaatgtaattaagatgagcttgaaaatcaacatttttagtttgaaaaacaggacaatatcatgtagctgcagtactggAGGCTGCAGCTACATGATATTGGCTCACtaactcactagcaactggAATACGAACTGTTTCCTCAGAATCCTCCGGTTTTTGggatttcttcagtatcaaattaattcagtgatagttaTAAGTACATCCAATGGTAACAGCAAACATAAACTGTTATTAGTTATTTCGTTGAGCTGTATATTAAcgaatcatacacgaattaaAAGGTTCGGGTAATTTTCGTTCAGCCTCTTACCCAACAACGCATGTAACTGTACAAAGCAAGTGTGGAGtagatttattctgaaacagtagtcagtcctctcatttctccctaGTTCATTACTTCTAACTATTATTTAACATAACTTTCCGTTACTAAATTAGTCACAATGCcaatgccgtgtttatcagtggaggagcgctaacgtAAATGAGCGTTTAAACTATAGTGTTTGAGggattctaaatatatctgcgagctgcTTGACTCTAGTTACAGTCAGCGTGTCAGAAATTATTAAACCAGAGCGCACTTGTGAATAAAAGTGAGCTGTACAagaatctaacacggcttcctgccTAACAAAGTTCTCTAACGTTACTACTTCTTTTAAGTGTGAAACGTTAGTGtgaaagttgcaggtcctcgttgtagacagtcataTAGTAGATTAATT
Above is a window of Micropterus dolomieu isolate WLL.071019.BEF.003 ecotype Adirondacks unplaced genomic scaffold, ASM2129224v1 contig_13586, whole genome shotgun sequence DNA encoding:
- the LOC123966509 gene encoding zinc finger protein 239-like, yielding MEEDNQDPEPRSNNVPGGQTAGSSSDSTDVQKLRGREGINRCHHCDKSFSTSGSLKIHQRIHTGEKPYRCDQCGKTFTRSGELKVHQRVHTGERPYRCDQCGKAFTASGELKKHKRFHTGEKPYSCDQCSAAFTTSGCLKIHRRVHTGEKPYSCDQCVAAFTTSGCLKIHQRVHTGEKPYSCDQCGKAFTTSDKLKIHGRVHTGEKPYWCEQCGKNIPTSAELKRHCRVHTGEKPYSCGLCVKAFTTSTDLETHKRVHTGEKPYCCDQCGKAFTQSGSLKRHQRSHSASF